A single Brevundimonas sp. M20 DNA region contains:
- a CDS encoding DUF1465 family protein, with amino-acid sequence MPTDDTVILAPPGRSREAVVDDFARSELFDRTFREGMELVEETAAYLDGDGRRESKLLSRAAALAYAGESMKLTTRLMQIASWLLVQRAVREGDMTALAACETRYRLAERKLETEPGHGDLPIALVEYLVRSERLYDRVLHLDRKMYLDAPEEEAVNPVQSQLDRLAAAFRQ; translated from the coding sequence ATGCCCACCGACGACACCGTCATTCTGGCGCCCCCGGGCCGCAGCCGCGAAGCGGTGGTGGACGACTTCGCGCGTTCGGAACTGTTCGACCGCACCTTCCGTGAAGGGATGGAGCTGGTCGAGGAGACCGCCGCCTATCTGGACGGGGATGGACGTCGGGAATCCAAGCTGCTGTCGCGCGCCGCCGCCCTGGCCTATGCGGGCGAGAGCATGAAGCTGACGACGCGTCTGATGCAGATCGCGTCGTGGCTGCTGGTGCAGCGGGCCGTGCGGGAGGGGGACATGACCGCGCTGGCCGCCTGCGAAACCCGTTACCGTCTGGCCGAGCGCAAGCTGGAGACCGAGCCGGGCCATGGCGACCTGCCGATCGCTCTGGTCGAGTATCTGGTCCGGTCCGAGCGGCTGTATGACCGCGTCCTGCATCTGGATCGCAAGATGTATCTCGATGCGCCCGAGGAAGAGGCGGTCAATCCGGTGCAGAGCCAGCTGGATCGACTGGCGGCGGCGTTCCGCCAGTGA
- a CDS encoding murein L,D-transpeptidase: protein MNRRQLGLGAAVSALASSFGASALAQTRDPGAVAFYDSFNDQLARLPATIQPDVRTFYEMNGWRPVWTADRVRTLQSSAARAERHGLSPADFFDFNALAADRAGGEMKTTAAALTYARVLAEGRVRPETVEDLWEMQKNRVDLPAGLNDALATNRLLDWFEGLAPTDIGYSNLSAGYVRYRRLISSGGGWPAFRVGANIEPGGSDSRIPAIVQRLVAEGDLSAADGARISAMGNVYGPDLQTGIRSFQTRHGLVADGRIGTGTQRSLSASAEDRARQIALNLERRRWLKRDLQPERIEVNTAAAIMVYWKDNRPVHSNRVVVGSAENQTPSLEKPFASVVANPPWYVPAGIARREILPRGPAYLASQNMYIQNGTVIQRAGPTAALGYVKFELRDSYAIFLHDTPSKAAFNLAMRQRSHGCVRVQNAVEFARLLLSPDPTLLGQFDTAQDTRETKRIQVGREIGVRLLYWTAFVDGQGRVAFREDVYERDAKLAEALGIGVSLPRPVDDGRGRDANDVGP from the coding sequence ATGAATCGACGGCAATTGGGTTTGGGCGCGGCGGTTTCGGCGCTGGCGTCCTCGTTCGGCGCGAGTGCGCTGGCGCAGACCCGTGACCCGGGCGCGGTCGCCTTCTACGACAGCTTCAACGACCAGCTGGCCCGTCTCCCCGCGACCATCCAGCCGGACGTCCGCACCTTCTACGAGATGAACGGCTGGCGCCCGGTGTGGACCGCCGACCGCGTCCGCACCCTTCAGTCGTCGGCCGCCCGCGCTGAACGCCACGGTCTGTCGCCGGCCGACTTCTTCGATTTCAACGCCCTGGCCGCTGATCGCGCCGGCGGTGAGATGAAGACCACCGCCGCGGCCCTGACCTACGCCCGCGTCCTCGCCGAGGGCCGCGTCCGTCCCGAGACGGTCGAGGACCTGTGGGAGATGCAGAAGAACCGCGTCGATCTGCCCGCCGGGCTGAACGACGCGCTGGCGACCAATCGCCTGCTCGACTGGTTCGAGGGGCTGGCCCCGACCGACATCGGCTATTCCAACCTGTCGGCGGGCTATGTCCGCTATCGCCGCCTGATCAGCAGCGGCGGAGGCTGGCCCGCCTTCCGCGTCGGCGCCAACATCGAACCGGGCGGCAGCGACAGCCGCATCCCCGCCATCGTCCAGCGTCTCGTCGCCGAGGGCGATCTGTCCGCCGCCGACGGCGCGCGTATCTCGGCCATGGGCAATGTCTATGGCCCGGATCTCCAGACCGGCATTCGCAGCTTCCAGACCCGTCATGGCCTGGTCGCCGACGGCCGCATCGGAACCGGCACCCAACGCTCGCTCTCGGCCTCGGCCGAGGACCGCGCCCGCCAGATCGCCCTGAACCTGGAACGCCGCCGCTGGCTCAAGCGCGACCTGCAACCCGAGCGGATCGAGGTCAACACGGCCGCGGCCATCATGGTGTACTGGAAGGACAATCGTCCGGTGCACTCGAACCGGGTCGTCGTCGGCTCGGCCGAAAACCAGACCCCCAGCCTCGAAAAGCCGTTCGCTTCGGTCGTGGCCAACCCGCCCTGGTACGTCCCCGCCGGCATCGCCCGTCGCGAGATCCTGCCGCGCGGCCCGGCCTATCTGGCCAGCCAGAACATGTACATTCAGAACGGCACGGTCATCCAGCGCGCCGGTCCGACCGCCGCGCTCGGCTATGTGAAGTTCGAGCTGCGCGACAGCTACGCCATCTTCCTGCACGACACCCCGTCAAAGGCCGCCTTCAACCTGGCCATGCGCCAGCGCAGCCACGGCTGCGTGCGGGTTCAGAACGCGGTCGAGTTCGCCCGCCTGTTGCTGTCGCCGGACCCGACCCTGCTGGGCCAGTTCGATACGGCGCAGGACACCCGTGAGACCAAGCGTATCCAGGTCGGCCGCGAGATTGGCGTGCGCCTGCTCTACTGGACCGCCTTCGTCGACGGTCAGGGCCGCGTCGCCTTCCGCGAGGATGTCTATGAGCGTGACGCCAAGCTGGCCGAGGCCCTGGGCATCGGCGTCAGCCTGCCCCGCCCGGTCGATGACGGCCGCGGCCGCGACGCCAACGACGTCGGCCCGTAA
- a CDS encoding ABC transporter transmembrane domain-containing protein, which produces MTDLNASTSTTADLRGRPGAGALLAEQMSEAGDRREKRRDVRPLARLLPYALKHKGHMAMAAFWLILSTVASLSLTAAARGAIDHGFENGGAQLNLWFLLLGGNALFLGVATAVRYFYVTKTGERVVADLRKGLFDRILTLDPAFYARIRTGEVLSRLTTDIALVETLMTTSVSFALRNFLTLIGGIILLFVVSPKLTGLVLLVVPLLLGPIFLFGRRVRKLTVATQDRFANAVGFAGESVDAIETVQAFGRVGGAVARFGAAVEDAFNASLIRMKARALMTAMIIVVMFGGVTLVLWLGAQDVITGRMSPGALLQFVLLSVFAAGAVGALGESWGDVQKAAGAMERIDELMRAQAAIAAPETPKVLPQPPVGEVSMSAVEFAYPGRPDLPALKGFSLTVRPGETVALVGPSGAGKSTVFRLLLRFYDPQSGVVSVDGVDVRDADPTEVRNRFAWVSQEAPLFSGSANENIRFGREAATDEEVRTAAGEAQALGFIEALPEQFDTPLGERGKSLSGGQRQRLAIARALVREAPILLLDEATSALDAESERLVQAALDQAMETRTTLVIAHRLATVLRADRIVVMEDGKVVEEGAHAALIAKGGLYAHLAELQFKGG; this is translated from the coding sequence ATGACCGATCTGAACGCCTCGACCAGCACCACCGCCGACCTGCGCGGACGCCCCGGCGCGGGCGCCCTGCTGGCCGAACAGATGAGCGAGGCGGGCGACCGGCGCGAGAAGCGACGCGACGTCCGGCCGCTGGCCCGGCTGCTGCCCTACGCCCTCAAGCACAAGGGCCATATGGCGATGGCGGCCTTCTGGCTGATCCTGTCGACCGTGGCCTCGCTCAGCCTGACGGCGGCGGCGCGCGGCGCCATCGACCACGGGTTCGAGAATGGCGGGGCGCAGCTGAACCTGTGGTTCCTGCTGCTCGGCGGCAACGCCCTGTTCCTCGGCGTCGCGACGGCGGTGCGCTATTTCTATGTGACCAAGACGGGCGAGCGGGTCGTGGCCGACCTGCGCAAGGGGCTGTTCGACCGCATCCTGACGCTGGACCCGGCCTTCTATGCCCGCATCCGCACGGGGGAGGTGCTGAGCCGCCTGACCACGGACATCGCCCTGGTCGAGACGCTGATGACGACCTCGGTGTCGTTCGCCCTGCGCAACTTCCTGACCCTGATCGGCGGGATCATCCTGCTGTTCGTGGTCAGCCCCAAGCTGACCGGTCTGGTGCTGCTGGTGGTGCCGCTGCTGCTGGGGCCGATCTTCCTGTTCGGACGCCGGGTGAGGAAGCTGACCGTGGCGACGCAGGACCGGTTCGCCAACGCCGTCGGCTTCGCCGGCGAGAGCGTGGACGCCATAGAGACGGTGCAGGCCTTCGGCCGGGTCGGCGGCGCGGTCGCCCGCTTCGGCGCGGCGGTCGAGGATGCGTTCAACGCCTCGCTGATCCGCATGAAGGCGCGGGCGCTGATGACGGCCATGATCATCGTGGTGATGTTCGGCGGCGTGACCCTTGTGCTGTGGCTGGGCGCGCAGGACGTGATCACAGGGCGGATGAGCCCCGGGGCCCTGCTGCAGTTCGTTCTGCTGTCGGTCTTCGCGGCGGGGGCCGTGGGCGCGCTGGGCGAGAGCTGGGGCGATGTGCAGAAGGCCGCGGGCGCCATGGAGCGGATCGACGAGCTGATGCGGGCGCAGGCGGCCATCGCCGCGCCGGAGACCCCCAAGGTTCTGCCGCAGCCGCCGGTCGGCGAGGTGTCGATGTCGGCGGTCGAGTTCGCCTATCCGGGGCGTCCGGACCTGCCGGCCCTCAAGGGCTTCAGCCTGACGGTGCGTCCGGGGGAGACGGTGGCTCTGGTCGGGCCGTCGGGCGCGGGCAAGTCGACGGTCTTCCGCCTGTTGCTGCGCTTCTATGACCCGCAGTCGGGCGTGGTGTCGGTGGACGGTGTGGACGTGCGCGACGCGGACCCGACCGAGGTGCGCAACCGCTTCGCCTGGGTCTCGCAGGAGGCTCCGCTGTTCTCGGGTTCCGCGAACGAAAACATCCGCTTCGGCCGCGAAGCCGCCACGGACGAAGAGGTCCGCACCGCCGCCGGAGAAGCGCAGGCGCTGGGCTTCATCGAGGCCCTGCCGGAGCAGTTCGACACCCCTCTGGGCGAGCGCGGCAAGAGCCTGTCGGGCGGCCAGCGGCAACGTCTGGCCATCGCGCGGGCGCTGGTCCGCGAGGCGCCGATCCTGCTGCTGGACGAGGCCACCTCGGCGCTGGACGCCGAGAGCGAGCGGCTTGTGCAGGCGGCGCTGGATCAGGCGATGGAGACGCGGACGACGCTGGTCATCGCCCACCGTCTGGCGACGGTCCTGCGCGCCGACCGCATCGTGGTGATGGAGGACGGCAAGGTGGTCGAGGAGGGCGCCCACGCCGCCCTGATCGCCAAGGGCGGCCTGTACGCGCATCTGGCGGAGCTGCAGTTCAAGGGCGGGTGA
- the rpmE gene encoding 50S ribosomal protein L31 — MKADTHPDYHFITVVMTDGTSYQTRSTYGKEGATLNLDIDPTTHPAWTGGNQHMLDRGGRVSRFNNKFAGFIKK, encoded by the coding sequence ATGAAAGCGGACACGCACCCCGACTACCACTTCATCACTGTCGTGATGACCGATGGCACCTCGTATCAGACCCGTTCGACCTACGGGAAAGAGGGCGCGACCCTGAACCTGGATATCGATCCGACCACGCACCCGGCCTGGACCGGCGGCAACCAGCACATGCTGGACCGCGGCGGCCGCGTTTCGCGCTTCAACAACAAGTTCGCCGGCTTCATCAAGAAGTAA
- a CDS encoding DUF1192 domain-containing protein, with protein sequence MFEDLEPRPARGAPLIALTREDLDGYSVEDLRERIETLEAEIARSRAAIDGKSSQRNAADALFNFRS encoded by the coding sequence ATGTTTGAAGATCTTGAGCCTCGGCCCGCGCGCGGCGCGCCCCTGATCGCCCTGACGCGCGAGGATCTGGACGGCTATTCTGTCGAGGACCTGAGGGAGCGGATCGAGACACTCGAGGCCGAGATAGCCCGGTCGCGGGCCGCGATCGACGGCAAGTCCTCGCAGCGTAACGCCGCGGATGCGCTGTTCAATTTCCGGAGCTGA